In the genome of Tissierella sp., the window TCCATGAATTGCCAGATGATTAAAGTTTTCTTCATAAATACTTTCCTTTGAATAATACTCCTTATCTACATCAGTATTATCCATATTAACATTAAACTCTTCACCCATTATTCCCATTTTAGTCTTTATCTCTCCGCCCATTGATTCAACTGCATCCTTAGATATAAATTCATCTAAAATTATTCCTCCCATATTTAAATCCCCTTCGAGGAATTGTCCATTTAACTCTTTTAACATTAAAGATAGTACATCAGATTCAGTATGTTTTTTGCCTGCCATTGTCAATGCTGGTATTAATAAAGATATAATAATTGCAAATAAGATTATTTTTTTAAAATTCTTTTTCATTTTAGGTTCCCTCCTTAAAATTTAAAGGAAAGAGTATTTTTTAAAAATGTAAAGGGGGACAAAACATTTAAATAAAAAAAGTACCCTTTCCCTATGATAAAAGTATTACCATGAGAGGGCACTTTTTATACCTAAATATTAATCAAATTTTTTTAAACCCGAAACATCTAATCTATTTATTGCACGTTGAAGAGCAAGCTCTGCTCGTCTAATATCTATATTTTCTTTTCTTTCCTTGAGCATAGATTCTGCCCGCTCTTTAGCAGCCTTAGCTCTTTCTACATCTATTTCATCAGGCCACTCAGCAGCTTCAGTAACTATAGTGGCTTTATCATCTACTACTGAAATATATCCATCTACTACTGCTGCTACCTTTTCTTCCCCGTCTTGGAATATCCTTACTTTCCCAATCTTAAGAGGTGTAGTAATCGGCGCTCTTCCTTTTAGGATAGCAAGATCACCCTCTATTCCACGAACAACAACTGACTCTACTTGTTCTGAAAAGAAAAGTCTATCGGGGGTTACAATCTCCAAATGAAAAGTAGACATAATTAACCCTCCATTTTCTTAGCATTTTCTATTACATCATCAATAGTACCCATGAATAGGAATGCCGCCTCTGGTATATCATCATGCTTACCTTCAAGGATTTCCTTAAATCCTCTAACAGTCTCCTTAATAGGTACATAAGCACCCTTGATTCCTGTAAATTGTTCTGCTACGCTAAAAGGTTGGGATAAAAATCTTTGTATCTTCCTTGCCCTAGCAACAGTCAATCTGTCATCATCAGAAAGTTCATCAATACCAAGGATCGCAATAATATCCTGTAAGTCTTTGTATCTTTGAAGCACTTCCTGTACCTGTCTAGCTACTTCATAATGCTCTTGCCCAACTATTTCAGGGTCTAATATCCTAGAAGTTGAATCCAATGGATCAACTGCTGGATAAATACCTAATTCTGATATAGAACGAGATAATACAGTCGTAGCATCTAAGTGAGCAAAAGTAGTAGCAGGGGCTGGGTCAGTTAAGTCGTCAGCAGGTACATATACAGCTTGAACAGATGTAATTGAACCTTTCTTAGTTGAAGTAATCCTCTCCTGAAGTTCACCCATTTCTGTAGCTAAGGTTGGTTGATACCCTACAGCTGATGGCATTCTACCAAGTAAAGCTGATACTTCTGATCCTGCTTGAGTAAATCTAAATATATTATCTATAAATAATAATACATCTTGACCTTCTTGATCTCTAAAATATTCTGCCATAGTAAGACCTGTTAGTGCTACCCTCATCCTTGCTCCAGGTGGCTCATTCATTTGACCAAATACTAATGCAGTCTTATCAATTACTCCAGATTCAATCATTTCATAGTAAAGGTCATTACCTTCCCTAGTCCTCTCTCCTACACCTGTAAAAACTGATAATCCACCGTGTTGTATTGCAATATTATTTATTAGCTCTTGTATTAGTACTGTTTTACCTACTCCAGCACCTCCAAATAAGCCTACCTTACCACCCTTAGAATATGGTGCTATAAGGTCAACTACTTTAATCCCCGTTTCAAATATTTCCTTAGAAGTCTCTTGTTCCTCAAAGGATGGAGCAGGTCTATGAATTGGAGAAGTTTGAGTAGCTTTAACTTCTCCCTTACCATCAATCGGTTCACCTAATACATTGAAAAGTCTTCCCAAGGTCTCCTTACCTACAGGAACAGCAATAGATTTACCAGTATTAGCAGCTTCCATACCTCTAACAAGTCCATCTGTCGAATCCATAGAAACACATCTAACAATGTCATCACCAATATGTTGAGCTACTTCTACAACTATCTTCTTACCATCTTTTTCTATCTCAATAGCATTTAATAGCTCTGGTAGATTATCTTCACTAAACCTAATATCAACTACGGGGCCTATAACTTGAACAATTTTTCCAATGTTCTTTTCCATTTGCCCTCTCCTTTCATTGTTACTTTAGAGCCTCAGCACCGGAAACAATTTCAGATATTTCCATGGTAATTGCTGCCTGTCTTGCTCTATTATAGCTAATTTGTAACTCATCAATCATTTCTTCCGCATTATCTGTAGCAGATTCCATAGCAACTCTTCTAGCAGCTTGTTCACTACAGGATGACTCAATAAGAGCACCAAAAATACTACTTTGTATATATTTAGGAATCAAATAAGATAATACTTCTTCAGTAGAAGGTTCAAATTCTGTAATAGTCTTTACCTTTTTTTCTCCTTTATGAACCTCATCAGAAGGAAGTAGTCTCATTATTGCAGGCTGTTGCGAAATAGTACCCAAGAAACGAGTATAGACTATA includes:
- a CDS encoding F0F1 ATP synthase subunit epsilon, with the translated sequence MSTFHLEIVTPDRLFFSEQVESVVVRGIEGDLAILKGRAPITTPLKIGKVRIFQDGEEKVAAVVDGYISVVDDKATIVTEAAEWPDEIDVERAKAAKERAESMLKERKENIDIRRAELALQRAINRLDVSGLKKFD
- the atpD gene encoding F0F1 ATP synthase subunit beta; amino-acid sequence: MEKNIGKIVQVIGPVVDIRFSEDNLPELLNAIEIEKDGKKIVVEVAQHIGDDIVRCVSMDSTDGLVRGMEAANTGKSIAVPVGKETLGRLFNVLGEPIDGKGEVKATQTSPIHRPAPSFEEQETSKEIFETGIKVVDLIAPYSKGGKVGLFGGAGVGKTVLIQELINNIAIQHGGLSVFTGVGERTREGNDLYYEMIESGVIDKTALVFGQMNEPPGARMRVALTGLTMAEYFRDQEGQDVLLFIDNIFRFTQAGSEVSALLGRMPSAVGYQPTLATEMGELQERITSTKKGSITSVQAVYVPADDLTDPAPATTFAHLDATTVLSRSISELGIYPAVDPLDSTSRILDPEIVGQEHYEVARQVQEVLQRYKDLQDIIAILGIDELSDDDRLTVARARKIQRFLSQPFSVAEQFTGIKGAYVPIKETVRGFKEILEGKHDDIPEAAFLFMGTIDDVIENAKKMEG